The genomic interval GCCGTACAGGTTGACATGCGTACAACACCGTCAACAGCGCTCCAAGAAGCCGCCACGACGCAGGGTTCGAGGCTACACCACTGTACAGAAGCATCAGGAAAGCACTGGCCTGTAAGCCGGGTTCTGTCAGCGCTCTGAATTGCAGACGCTGGATGGTCATTCCTCTCGGAGCATGATCACTCATGCTCTCCAGCAGCCTACCCGCGGCGTCTGTGTCGAGTTGGGCGCTCTCGCCGCATACTTGGCCTTGCTCCAGCTGGGGTTTGCCATGCCATCACCGTTACCGGTAATGCGGTGGGCTCTTACCCCACCATTTCACCCTTGCCAGTCCCAGATACGTCCTCAGGAACTGGCGGTTTGCTTTCTGTTGCACTTTCCATCACGCTGCCTGACGGAGCGCAACGTGTCCAGGCGTTACCTGGCAGCCTGCCCAATGGAGCCCGGACTTTCCTCGAGTATGACAATGCTGCTCATGCTCGCGACCATCCGGCCAGTGCCTACCTGATATGGCAATATACTCGTGGGACGGTAGATGGGCCTGCAGTGAACGGTGGAGTGACCGAGTGGGAGTCTTGCTGGTCGGATCTGTGACGTTCCTGTGACATCAGTCGAAATCCTGTGTCAGGCCCAACAGAAGACACAGGGGAACATGCGACTCTCGGCTCCGCCCATCTCGACCATGCTTACCCGTGATGAGCAACTGCGCCTCGATGCTGCTGGCACAGGTCTCTTCCAGGTCACACACAGGGAATGTGTGGAAGATGTCTTGCGCGATTTGCGCCAGCTCCGAGCACGTGCTGTCGTAGTATCGACGGCGTTCTGTCAATACACCGAAGACATGACCCGGGTTGCCCGGGTTGTTCGCGAGTTTCCCCAGGTACCTACGGTTGCTCTGATTTCGCAGCTGGATCGTGGAACAGCTCGTGCCGTTCTCACGCTTGGGCAGTGCGGAATACGTACCTTAATCGATGTGCGGGAACCATCTGGCTGGCGGGAGCTGCGAAACCTGTTGCTGAGTGAACACTCAAGTGAGCTTCGCCAGCTCGCCGTTGCGCATGTCGCGGCTGATCTGATATCAGCACCCGCCGGTGCTCGTCGTTTCTTCGAAGTCCTTTTTGCCGTAGCCCCAAGAACGGGAACAATTCGTGAGTTGGCGAGTGGACTTCAGGTACTACCAAGCACACTGATGAGCCGCTTCTTTCGGGCACAGCTTCCGCCACCGAAGCGGATTCTTGCGTATGCTCGTCTGATCTTTGCAGCTCGGCTCTTCGAGAACCCCGGGCTATCCATGTCGACCGTAGCCATTCGTCTTGACTACTCCTCGTCACAGAGCTTCGGCCGGCATATTCGCACGACGCTTGGACTGACAGGCCGGCAGTTTCGAGACCACTACGATGGCCGCGGCATGCTTCAGCGATTCCGGGACGATCTTATTGCCCGCTACCGCCAGCAGTGGCTCACGTTTGACCCAATGGCAACAGGTCGAGGCGCGTGGCGAACGTCTTCCCTTTCGACCACCACGGGTCGGGGACTTACGGCGTTGGAAGTAGACGCAGGAGCTCTGACGCCGTCGCCAAGGCAACCACAGGGATCCCCAGAGCCTCGATAGCGTTTCGGCCACCCTCTTCGCGATCTACCACAGCCAAGACACCAAGGGCGTGCAAGCCATTGGCATTCAGCACCTGGATGGCGCGTAACGCTGAGCCTCCGGTGGTGATAACGTCCTCGATGACGACGACCTGATCGCCAGGATTCACAGGACCCTCGATCTGGCGCCCGGCACCATGGGCCTTCGCCTCTTTCCGCACGGTAAAAGCTCGCAGGGGATTGCCCGTGGCTGCGCTGGTCAAGGCAATGGCGTACGAGACAGGATCCGCCCCAAGCGTGAGTCCACCGATGGCTGTGGCGGCATAAAAGTGCTCCTGCACGGCGGCGAGCCCGAGCTGTCCAATGAGCTGCAGCCCATCCGGACTCATCGTTGTCAGCCGAGCGTCGACGTAGAGATTTGAGCGCTGACCTGACGACAGGAGAAAGTCCCCTCGCTTGGTGCTACGCTGTGCCAGCATGGTGACCAGGAGGCTGCGATTCTCGACCTTACTCACCGACGGAACAGGCCTCTCACCTTGGATAAGAGTCCTCCGTCCGACGCGTCGGCAGCCTCCTCACCACTGGTCGCAGGTGCCAAGAGGGACTCGCGGAGTGCGGAGGCAAACGCTGCAACGTCCCGGTAACGATCGGACGGCTGGCGTGCGAGGCCGCGCATGACCGTCGCCTCCACAGCGGGCGCGAATTCGAGGTTGGCGCGTGCCTTGTTGAGAGGTACCGGAGGCTGTGAGAGGAGCTGAGTAAACATCTCGCGGGGTGATTTCGCGAGATAGGGGAGCATGCCTGTCAGCAGCAAGTACGCAATGGTGGCCAGGGAGTACTGGTCCGCAGCGGGTGTCACCAACTCCCCCGAAAGGGCCTCTGGAGCCACATACATGAGCGTGCCTACAAAGTATCCTGCCCGCGTCAGCCGCTCGTCCTGCCGGGTGTCGGTCGCTGCTGCAATGCCGAAGTCCAGGAGCTTCACCACGCCCGACTGCGGGTCGTACATGGCGTTATCGGGCTTGAGGTCACGATGAATGATGCCCGCATCATGGGCGGCCTTCACCGCAGCACCCATCTGATCGAGGATGTGAGCGACCTCGGATGGAGGAAGAGGTGCCTTTCGTTTCGCGAACTTCTCAAGCAGCTCACCGCTCGCCCATTCCATCACCAGGTAGTGCAACCCGTCCGCGATGCCGATTTCAATGGTTCGGATGACATTGGGATGCACGACCCGCT from Gemmatimonadaceae bacterium carries:
- a CDS encoding helix-turn-helix domain-containing protein translates to MLTRDEQLRLDAAGTGLFQVTHRECVEDVLRDLRQLRARAVVVSTAFCQYTEDMTRVARVVREFPQVPTVALISQLDRGTARAVLTLGQCGIRTLIDVREPSGWRELRNLLLSEHSSELRQLAVAHVAADLISAPAGARRFFEVLFAVAPRTGTIRELASGLQVLPSTLMSRFFRAQLPPPKRILAYARLIFAARLFENPGLSMSTVAIRLDYSSSQSFGRHIRTTLGLTGRQFRDHYDGRGMLQRFRDDLIARYRQQWLTFDPMATGRGAWRTSSLSTTTGRGLTALEVDAGALTPSPRQPQGSPEPR
- the pyrE gene encoding orotate phosphoribosyltransferase, with amino-acid sequence MLAQRSTKRGDFLLSSGQRSNLYVDARLTTMSPDGLQLIGQLGLAAVQEHFYAATAIGGLTLGADPVSYAIALTSAATGNPLRAFTVRKEAKAHGAGRQIEGPVNPGDQVVVIEDVITTGGSALRAIQVLNANGLHALGVLAVVDREEGGRNAIEALGIPVVALATASELLRLLPTP
- a CDS encoding serine/threonine protein kinase codes for the protein MSENFEGRSIAGYALSQLVGEGGTAVVYRAEHPTHGTVAFKLLRPKLRQEKTAVARFTREAEFGKRVVHPNVIRTIEIGIADGLHYLVMEWASGELLEKFAKRKAPLPPSEVAHILDQMGAAVKAAHDAGIIHRDLKPDNAMYDPQSGVVKLLDFGIAAATDTRQDERLTRAGYFVGTLMYVAPEALSGELVTPAADQYSLATIAYLLLTGMLPYLAKSPREMFTQLLSQPPVPLNKARANLEFAPAVEATVMRGLARQPSDRYRDVAAFASALRESLLAPATSGEEAADASDGGLLSKVRGLFRR